From the Paenibacillus tianjinensis genome, the window GCGATTGATATCCGGGATGGAAAATGTGTAAGACTGCAGCAGGGCGATTACGCCCAGGAGACCATATATAACGACAGCCCGGTGCAGGTGGCAAAATCGTGGGAAGAGCAGGGCGGCCAGTTCATCCATCTCGTTGATTTGGACGGAGCGAAGGCCGGACATCCGGTTAATGATGCCATCATCGGCGCCATCGCCCGTAATGCGGGTGTTCCCGTGCAGGTCGGTGGCGGACTGCGTACGCTGGCTGATGTGGAGAAGCTGCTGGGCCTTGGCGTCAGCCGGGTGATTATCGGGACAGCGGCTATTAATGACCATGCCTTTACGGAGGCTGTGCTGGCCAAATACGGCGATAAAGTGGCCATTGGCATTGATGCTAGGGGCGGCTATGTGGCCACGCACGGCTGGCTGAATACCTCTGAAGTTCGGGCAGAAGATTTAGCGAAAGAGCTCGCGGCCAAGGGTGCTGAGACGTTCATCTATACAGATATCTCCCGCGACGGCATGATGCAGGGTCCGAACATAGAGGGTATTCTCTCGATGGCCGCTGCGAGCGGACGGACGGTTATCGCCTCCGGCGGTGTTACCAGCCTGGATGATCTGCTGCGGCTTAATGTACATAGCGGCAGCGGTATTGGCGGAGCGATTGTCGGCAAGGCGCTGTATACCGGCAATATAAAGCTTCCCGAAGCGCTGTCGGCGCTGGGGCAGAAATAGGGGTTTTCAGTTTCAATAAGTATATCTTGGAAAAGGTTCCTTCAGGAGCGCCGCCGTAAAGCGTGTTCCCGCAGGGAACGAAAGCGCTCATTGCTCCATCAGACCGGTCCATGCGCCGATTTCTGCTCTCACGCCAATTCCGGGTGTCCAGAGGGCCGGGGCCCTTGGGGTCCCCCTTGGCTAAGGGGGATTTAGGGGGATCGAAAAGCTTTTTTTCATGAAAAGGTTTTAAAATTGAAAAGTCTCTGGAGGTGTTGCTAGATGTTAGCCAAACGCATCATTCCCTGTCTTGATGTGAAGGACGGACGGGTAGTCAAGGGCGTGAATTTCGTTAATCTGCGTGATGCCGGGGACCCGGTGGAGCTGGCGGCGCTGTATGACCGCGAAGGTGCCGATGAACTGGTGTTTCTGGATATCTCCGCTTCGGTGGAAGGGCGGGCTACGATGGTAGAGGTGGTGCGGCAGACTGCGGGGGAGATCGCGATTCCCTTTACCGTTGGCGGCGGAATATCGACCGTGGATGATATGAAGCGGATTCTGCGCGCCGGTGCGGATAAAATCGGCATCAACACAGCCGCAGTGAATAATCCGCAGCTTATTCTGGAAGGCGCGCGCCGCTTTGGCTCCCAGTGTATTGTGGTGGCAATGGATGCCAAATATAATGAGGCGTGGGGCGAATGGGAAGTGTACACGCACGGAGGGCGCAAGCCTACCGGAATCCGGGCGCTGGCATGGGCAAAAGAAGCCGAAACCATGGGTGCCGGAGAGATCCTGCTGACCAGTATGGATGCTGACGGGACTAAGGACGGCTTCGACTTAAAGCTGACATCTGCTGTAAGTGATCTGGTAAGCATTCCTGTAATCGCTTCGGGCGGCGCCGGGAATATTGACCATTTTTACGATGTATTTATCGAGGGCAAAGCCGATGCCGGACTGGCGGCCACGATTTTTCATTATAAAGAGATTGCCATTCATGATCTGAAGGCAGATTTGAAGTCTAAAGGGGTAGAGATCCGATGAGCCAAGAACAAGAAGACATTATTGAAGGTATCCGCTGGAATGAATCGGGACTGCTGCCTGCTGTGGTACAGGATGCGCGCAGCCTGGAGGTGCTGATGGTTGCCTATATGAATCCGGAGTCGCTGCGGCTCTCGCTGGAGAGCGGCCAGACCTGGTTCTGGAGCCGTTCGCGCAGCGAGCTGTGGCATAAAGGCGGAACTTCCGGCAATACCCAGTCTATTACTTCCATCCATTATGATTGCGATAGTGATACCCTGCTTGTGAAGGTGCTGCCGGAGGGCCCGGCCTGCCATACAGGGGAGAATACTTGCTTTTACCGCGAGATTCCGCTTAGCCATCCGGCAGTTGCGGCGCAAAAGGCGGAACCAGCAAGGACCGCAGCCGAACTGGCTGACGAAAGACGATTCGCTGTATTGGGCGAGCTGGAGCGGGTCATTGCTGAGCGGGAAATCGAGCGTCCGGAGGGTGCCTATACAACCTATCTGTTTGATAAAGGTGTAGACAAGATTCTGAAGAAGGTGGGCGAAGAAGCGTCTGAAACGATTATCGCCGCCAAAAATAAAGACAATGCAGAGCTGCGCCTGGAGGTCAGTGACCTAATCTATCACCTGCTCGTGCTGCTTCAGGAGCGCAAGCTCCCGCTGGATGAGATAATGGATGAGCTGAGTGCCCGCCACGAACGGCCGCGCCGCGACTAGAAGGGAGTCGTTACAGCATGCATATCGATTATCATACCCATCATGAGCGCTGCGGGCATGCCGTTGGGAAGCTGGAGGAGTATGTGCAGCGCGGTATCGAGCTTGGGCTTCAGCAGCTGGGCTTGTCTGATCATCTGCCGCTGATTCATGTCGATCCGGAGAATTACTATCCGGAGATGGCTATGCCGCTCGCCGAGTTGCCGCGCTATGTGGAAGAATGCCTGACACTGAAAGAACGCTACCGCGGGGTCATTGAGCTGCGGGTTGGGCTGGAGGCGGATTATATTGAGGGCTATGAGGAGCAGATCCGTGACCTTTTGTCGCCTTATCCGTGGGATTATTTGATCGGTTCGGTGCATTTTCTCGGGGAATGGGATATCACGGATCACCGGCAGACCCATGGCTGGGAAGGCAAGGATGTAATGGAGGTATACCGCCGTTATTATGATGCTGTAAGGAAGTCGGCGTTATCGGGATTATATGATATTATAGGACATATGGATGTGATAAAACGGTTCGGGTTCGGTCCGCAGACCCAGGAGGACAAAGCTGAAGCGAGAGAGCTGGAGCGAAGTGCCCTGGAAGCGATAGCCGCCAGCGGAATCGCCATGGAGCTTAATGCTTCCGGGCTGTCCAAGCCATGCGCTGAAATGTTTCCGGCGGAGCATGTGCTGCAGCAGGCACATACTCTAGCTATACCGCTTACACTAGGCTCCGATGCCCATGACCCGGCTAAGCTGGGAGACGGGCTGCAGGAAGCTCGCGACCTGCTGTGGCGCACAGGCTTCCGTGAGCTGGCGGTGTTTGAAAGCCGGCGCCGGACATCCGTTCCGTTTGAGCTAAAATTATGATCCCCAGGAGGGTACTATGCATCATCATCAATTGCGTATTTTTTCCGGTTCGTCGAATCCGAAGCTGGCCGCAGACATTGCGGAGCGTCTTGGTGCACCCCTCGGCCAAATTAAGCTGACCCGTTTCAAGAGCGGCGAGATTTATGTGCATTATGAAGAGAGCATCCGGAACTGCGACGTATTTTTGGTGCAATCCCTCGCTCATCCTATTAATGAGCTGTTCGTTGAGCTGCTCGTTATGATTGATGCGGCCAAACGCGCCTCAGCCAGAACGGTGAATATTATTGTCCCTTATTACGGCTATGCCCGGCAGGAACGCAAATCCGCACCACGCGAGCCGATCTCGGCCAAAATGGTTGCCGATGTGCTGACCACTGCAGGCGCTACCCGTGTGATTACAATTGACCTTCATGCGGCGGCGATCCAGGGCTTCTTCAATATTCCGGTGGATCATCTGACCGCACTCGATCTGATCAGCGGCTATCTGAAGATGAAGGGCATCTCCAATCCTGTGGTCGTATCACCTGACGCGGGACGCGCCTCCATGGCCGAGAAGCTCGCCAGCCGGCTGGACTCGCCGTTTGCCATTATGATCAAGAAGCGTCCGGCGCACAATGAATCGGTCATCACCCATGTGATTGGCGATGTCGAGGGACGGACACCGGTTATTATCGAGGATCTGATCGACACCGGTACGACAATTGTGAATGTGGTGGAAGGCCTGAAGGAACGTGGAGCCAAGAACAGCATCGTCTGTGCAACACATGGTCTATTCTCCGGTGATGCACTGGCCCGCATGGACCACGAGAATATCGATGAAGTGGTCGTCACGGATTCGATTGCACTGCCGGACGATCATTCCACCCGGTACAAGGTGCTATCGGTAGCACCGATGCTGGCTGAAGCCACACGGATTATTATTGAAGGCGGTTCAATCGATAAATTATTCAGAGACGCGGGGATTTAATTCCCGTGTTTTTTGCTGAAATGAGGCAGAGAAGCGGCCGTGCTGACCGCTTCATCTTTTTTCCTGCCGGGCAGCTTCCCTTAGCTTGAGAATCCCCCTGCCACATGTGGTATACTGTGTGAAGGCAGCTACGGCCAGAAATGGAAACGATAGAATGCTTAAGGTGGGAGCTCGGGGTGCCGCTTAGGCGCTGCTCTCCTATTTTTGTGAGGATAAGGAAGCTTATAAAGGGAGGTGCCTTGCTTCCATGATTGAGAGAACTTCAGATGACACGGAGCCCTGCAATGTAATTCCGGTTACTCTGGATGCCAATTTTTTCTTTGAAAGAGCCGTACGGTCGCTGGACCGCTTTCAATATGATAAGGCATTAAAGAATTTTCGCAAAGCCGTCGAATATGAGCCGGACAATCCGGTGAATCACTGCAACATGGCGGGTATATTATCTGAGATGGGCAATTATCAAGCGTCCAATGATATTTTGACCCATGTGCTGGAAAAGATTGATCCCGCAATGACGGAATGCCACTTCTATATGGCTAACAATTATGCCAATATGGAGAGCTTTGAAGAAGCAGAACGCTCGCTGGTCACGTATCTGCAAGAAGATGCAGCCGGTGAGTATCTGGCAGAGTCTGAGGAACTGATGGAGCTGCTGCAATATGAGCTTGACCGTCCTGCGCCGCTGATCCGCATCCGCAGCCGGGAAGGGGTCGTGGAGCATGACCGTGCCCGGAGCCTGCTGGAGGAAGGAAAGTTTCCGCAGGCAGTCAAGCTGCTGGAAGAGATCGTGAAGAACACGCCGGACTTTCTTGCAGCGCACAACAATCTGGCGTTGGCCTATTTCTACATGGGCCGGTTCGTCAAAGCCAAGGAGTGTCTGGGCGAGGTGCTGAAGCAGGACCCGGGCAATTTGCACGCTCTTTGCAATATGGCGATTTTCCTGCAGTATGCAGGTGATCAGGAGGAGCTTGCCGCCCTGCTGCGGATGCTGGAAGCAACGGTGCCTTTTCATCAGGAGCATGTCTTCAAAATGGCTACAACGATGGGCATCCTGGGCAGACACAAAACAGCCTACGGCCACTTCCGCCGTCTGCTGAAGGATGAAGAGGTGGGCGGAGATGCCAGCCTCTATCATTACTGTGCCGCTGCCGCAAGCAACAGCGGGCTCTACGGTGAGGCGCTGCGCTGCTGGAGGCAGGCCGCGAAGCTCGATCCGGAATCAGCGGTGCCGGGATTCTTCCTGTCACAGCTGCAGCAGGCACTGGCT encodes:
- the hisA gene encoding 1-(5-phosphoribosyl)-5-[(5-phosphoribosylamino)methylideneamino]imidazole-4-carboxamide isomerase, with protein sequence MSSFIVYPAIDIRDGKCVRLQQGDYAQETIYNDSPVQVAKSWEEQGGQFIHLVDLDGAKAGHPVNDAIIGAIARNAGVPVQVGGGLRTLADVEKLLGLGVSRVIIGTAAINDHAFTEAVLAKYGDKVAIGIDARGGYVATHGWLNTSEVRAEDLAKELAAKGAETFIYTDISRDGMMQGPNIEGILSMAAASGRTVIASGGVTSLDDLLRLNVHSGSGIGGAIVGKALYTGNIKLPEALSALGQK
- the hisF gene encoding imidazole glycerol phosphate synthase subunit HisF; protein product: MLAKRIIPCLDVKDGRVVKGVNFVNLRDAGDPVELAALYDREGADELVFLDISASVEGRATMVEVVRQTAGEIAIPFTVGGGISTVDDMKRILRAGADKIGINTAAVNNPQLILEGARRFGSQCIVVAMDAKYNEAWGEWEVYTHGGRKPTGIRALAWAKEAETMGAGEILLTSMDADGTKDGFDLKLTSAVSDLVSIPVIASGGAGNIDHFYDVFIEGKADAGLAATIFHYKEIAIHDLKADLKSKGVEIR
- the hisIE gene encoding bifunctional phosphoribosyl-AMP cyclohydrolase/phosphoribosyl-ATP diphosphatase HisIE, yielding MSQEQEDIIEGIRWNESGLLPAVVQDARSLEVLMVAYMNPESLRLSLESGQTWFWSRSRSELWHKGGTSGNTQSITSIHYDCDSDTLLVKVLPEGPACHTGENTCFYREIPLSHPAVAAQKAEPARTAAELADERRFAVLGELERVIAEREIERPEGAYTTYLFDKGVDKILKKVGEEASETIIAAKNKDNAELRLEVSDLIYHLLVLLQERKLPLDEIMDELSARHERPRRD
- the hisJ gene encoding histidinol-phosphatase HisJ; the protein is MHIDYHTHHERCGHAVGKLEEYVQRGIELGLQQLGLSDHLPLIHVDPENYYPEMAMPLAELPRYVEECLTLKERYRGVIELRVGLEADYIEGYEEQIRDLLSPYPWDYLIGSVHFLGEWDITDHRQTHGWEGKDVMEVYRRYYDAVRKSALSGLYDIIGHMDVIKRFGFGPQTQEDKAEARELERSALEAIAASGIAMELNASGLSKPCAEMFPAEHVLQQAHTLAIPLTLGSDAHDPAKLGDGLQEARDLLWRTGFRELAVFESRRRTSVPFELKL
- a CDS encoding ribose-phosphate diphosphokinase, with the protein product MHHHQLRIFSGSSNPKLAADIAERLGAPLGQIKLTRFKSGEIYVHYEESIRNCDVFLVQSLAHPINELFVELLVMIDAAKRASARTVNIIVPYYGYARQERKSAPREPISAKMVADVLTTAGATRVITIDLHAAAIQGFFNIPVDHLTALDLISGYLKMKGISNPVVVSPDAGRASMAEKLASRLDSPFAIMIKKRPAHNESVITHVIGDVEGRTPVIIEDLIDTGTTIVNVVEGLKERGAKNSIVCATHGLFSGDALARMDHENIDEVVVTDSIALPDDHSTRYKVLSVAPMLAEATRIIIEGGSIDKLFRDAGI
- a CDS encoding tetratricopeptide repeat protein, yielding MIERTSDDTEPCNVIPVTLDANFFFERAVRSLDRFQYDKALKNFRKAVEYEPDNPVNHCNMAGILSEMGNYQASNDILTHVLEKIDPAMTECHFYMANNYANMESFEEAERSLVTYLQEDAAGEYLAESEELMELLQYELDRPAPLIRIRSREGVVEHDRARSLLEEGKFPQAVKLLEEIVKNTPDFLAAHNNLALAYFYMGRFVKAKECLGEVLKQDPGNLHALCNMAIFLQYAGDQEELAALLRMLEATVPFHQEHVFKMATTMGILGRHKTAYGHFRRLLKDEEVGGDASLYHYCAAAASNSGLYGEALRCWRQAAKLDPESAVPGFFLSQLQQALAEDRTMSPVSYNYQLPFQEQLKQWKDNTSSFTAEVRSNPLLRASFFWALRYGDSGTKLQVTEALRWIEDEEMSEVLRELLEQEPLQEDKLQEAALLSLQRLIGSGPEENVALKEEPVAAPAPSHKGLPEWKEDWQRIVDHTLAVMDRRYDALQKKDAENLWKQFIGSLYPDVPRFSHTEGWCAALEYLTAKLHSRPVTYREVAQRYDVSASMVSRYARRIDSACGTLNLIAEPGDLSPSTEKI